Below is a window of Hyphomonas neptunium ATCC 15444 DNA.
TCATGCTGCCGACCGGCGTGGGCGCGGTGATCGCGTTTTATGCCGTCAGCGCGTTCGGGCGCGTGCCGGCGATGCTGAATTTTACCGCTGGCTCGAAAAACCTGAAGGCGGCGATGAAGGCCGCCAAGGTGAAGCGGATCATCACGGCGCACAAATTTGTGGAACTGGGCGGGCTGGAGACGCTGATCGAGGATCTCTCGAAGGTTGCCGAGATCATCTATCTTGAGGATGTGCGGGAGAATCTGTCGCTCGGCAACAAGCTGACGGCGGTGGCCGGGACGCTGCTGCCGGGGCTGGTGGCGGCGGGGCCGAGCCACAAGAAGCCGGCCGTGATCCTGTTCACATCCGGCACCGAGGGCGAGCCCAAGGGCGTTGTGCTGAGCCATGAGAATGTGATGGCGAATGTCGAGCAGGTGCGCGCGCATATCGGGCTTGGTCCTGATACGGATGTACTGTTCAATCCGCTGCCGATGTTTCACTGTTTCGGGCTGACCGTGGGCGCGATCCTGCCTATTGTGGCGGGCATCAAGGTGTTCTTTCACCCCTCCCCGCTTCAGCCCAAGGAAATCGTGCGCCGGATCAGCGAGCACAAGCCCACGATCATGCTGGCGACCGATACGTTCATTTCGCAATATGCGCGGACGGCGGAAGACGGCGATCTCAGTTCCATTCGCCTCGCTGTTTGCGGCGCAGAGCGGGTGAAGGATGAGACGCGGGCTTATGTTCGCCGGAAGTTTGATATCGAGATTCTGGAAGGATATGGCGCGACCGAAGCGTCACCCGTGGTGGCGGCCAATCAGTGGGAAGATAACCGTCCGGGTACGGTTGGGAAGCTGATGTCGGATATGGAATCGCGGCTGGTGCCGGTGGAGGGCATGCCCGAGGGCGGGAAGCTGCATATTCGCGGGCCCAACATCATGCTGGGTTATCTGCGCCCGTCCAATCCCGGCGTGATCGAGAAGCTGATCGATGGCTGGCATGATACCGGCGACATCGTGACCGTGGACGAGGACGGGTTCATCCGCATCATGGGCCGCGTGAAGCGCTTTGCGAAGATTGGCGGGGAGATGGTGTCGCTCGCCGTGGTGGAGAATTGCGCGGCGGCTGTGTGGCCGGACAATATGCATGCGGCGGTTACCCTGCCCGACCCGAAGAAGGGCGAGCAGGTGATCCTGCTGACCGACGCGCCGGAAGCGACGCGGGAGCCGATCCTGAGCTGGGCAAAGCAGCATGGCGTGCCGGAGATTTCCGTTCCGCGCCGGGTGTTCCGTGTGGCCGAGATCCCCGTGCTGGGGACGGGCAAGGTGGATTATGGCGCCGTGGGGATTGCGGCCGAGCGGCTGATGAACGACTGAGCGCGGCTCAGGCGGCGTTGCTCAGCGGCGCCGCGTTTTCCTCATCCATGAATTCGCGGATCAGCGCGCCGGTTTCCTCGGCGCGGGTGACGAGGAAGAGGTGGCCGCCGCCCTTAATGATGCGCAGCCGAGAATCTGGCAGGGCGAAGTTCAGGATGTGGCCGTTGGCGACGGGCACGATGGAGTCTGCATCGCCCATGATGACCAGCGTTGGCATCTTCAGGAAACGGATGAAGGGAAGGCTCGACCAGCCCGCGAAGGCGAGGATCTGGTAGAGATAGCCTTTGGGGTCTGGCGGCATGAGATTGTCGATATGTCCGCCTGCGGATTCATCGGCCGCGTCGCCATAGAGTTTGGCGAAGTTTTCGCGCATGAATTCGGGATCTGAATAGCGGCGCGTATCGACCATTTTCGAGAGCGAGGCCGGGCGGCCGGGGATCATGGTGACGCCGGCTGTGGTGGCGCACAGGATGAGACGTTTGACGCGGCTGCGATACTGGAAAGCGAATTGCTGGGCGAGCGCGCCGCCCCAGGAGACGCCCATGACGTCCATCTCATCGATGCCGTAGCGGTCGACCAGTTTGCGAATCCAGCGGGCGAGCATCCAGTGGCGGTAGGGCCATTGGGTGACGGGGCTAAGGCCGACGCCGGGGACGTCCAGGGTGAGGATTTCCCGGTC
It encodes the following:
- a CDS encoding AMP-binding protein; this encodes MQQSIQPLVPAPLAYKPQRTRTDLFSALLRASREFGGGKTIVVDGDERALTYKEIIRAAFGLGSALKKGTRKGEAVAIMLPTGVGAVIAFYAVSAFGRVPAMLNFTAGSKNLKAAMKAAKVKRIITAHKFVELGGLETLIEDLSKVAEIIYLEDVRENLSLGNKLTAVAGTLLPGLVAAGPSHKKPAVILFTSGTEGEPKGVVLSHENVMANVEQVRAHIGLGPDTDVLFNPLPMFHCFGLTVGAILPIVAGIKVFFHPSPLQPKEIVRRISEHKPTIMLATDTFISQYARTAEDGDLSSIRLAVCGAERVKDETRAYVRRKFDIEILEGYGATEASPVVAANQWEDNRPGTVGKLMSDMESRLVPVEGMPEGGKLHIRGPNIMLGYLRPSNPGVIEKLIDGWHDTGDIVTVDEDGFIRIMGRVKRFAKIGGEMVSLAVVENCAAAVWPDNMHAAVTLPDPKKGEQVILLTDAPEATREPILSWAKQHGVPEISVPRRVFRVAEIPVLGTGKVDYGAVGIAAERLMND
- a CDS encoding alpha/beta fold hydrolase gives rise to the protein MPATARKPVITMETIDGITLRVAHWPATGQAGGRPLVFFNGIGANLELASGLGGMFPDREILTLDVPGVGLSPVTQWPYRHWMLARWIRKLVDRYGIDEMDVMGVSWGGALAQQFAFQYRSRVKRLILCATTAGVTMIPGRPASLSKMVDTRRYSDPEFMRENFAKLYGDAADESAGGHIDNLMPPDPKGYLYQILAFAGWSSLPFIRFLKMPTLVIMGDADSIVPVANGHILNFALPDSRLRIIKGGGHLFLVTRAEETGALIREFMDEENAAPLSNAA